One Brassica napus cultivar Da-Ae chromosome C2, Da-Ae, whole genome shotgun sequence DNA window includes the following coding sequences:
- the LOC106368379 gene encoding sugar transporter ERD6-like 18 isoform X3, which yields MAVVLGRRGTMWVSDILCVIGWLCIAFAKNVLWLHFGRISSGIGIGLISYVVPVYIAEITPKHVRGTFTSSNQLLQNSGLAMVFFWGNFISWRKMALLGALPCVIQGIGLFFVPESPRWLAKIGADEELENSLLRLRGRDADISREASEIQVMTKMLERDSKSRFSDLFQRKYRHIIVVGVGLMLIQQFSGSTAVISYASTIFSKAGFSLTIGSTLLGIFMVPKATIGLILVDKWGRRPLLLTSACGMSITCMFIGLAFTLQKMQLLPKLTPVLTFLCVTLYIASYAVGIGCLPWIIMSEIFPMNIKVTAGTLVTLASWSSSSIVTYAFNFLFEWSTQGTFYIFGAIGGAALIFIWLLVPETKGLSLEEIQTSLTRQPNEINRM from the exons ATGGCGGTCGTGCTAGGAAGAAGAGGA ACAATGTGGGTCTCCGATATCCTTTGTGTCATTGGTTGGCTGTGCATCGCTTTCGCTAAG AATGTGTTGTGGCTACACTTCGGAAGAATCTCATCGGGAATAGGAATCGGCTTGATTAGCTATGTG GTACCTGTCTACATAGCAGAAATTACGCCAAAACATGTTCGCGGTACATTTACCTCGTCAAACCag CTTCTTCAAAACTCCGGACTCGCCatggtttttttttgggggAATTTCATCAGCTGGAGGAAGATGGCTTTACTAG GTGCTCTACCATGCGTCATTCAAGGGATCGGTTTATTCTTCGTACCAGAGTCTCCAAGATGGCtg gCAAAAATTGGTGCGGATGAAGAACTAGAAAATTCACTGCTTCGGCTTAGAGGGAGAGATGCTGATATTTCACGCGAAGCCTCAGAGATTCAA gttATGACCAAAATGCTAGAACGTGATTCAAAGTCGAGATTTTCTGATTTGTTCCAGAGAAAGTATAGACACATTATCGTG GTAGGAGTCGGGCTAATGTTGATACAACAATTTTCGGGTAGTACAGCTGTAATATCTTATGCAAGTACCATTTTTAGCAAAGCTG GTTTTTCTTTGACCATTGGATCGACATTGTTAGGCATCTTCATG GTACCAAAAGCCACGATTGGTCTAATTCTTGTTGATAAATGGGGCAGACGGCCCCTTTTGTTG ACTTCAGCGTGTGGGATGAGCATAACTTGCATGTTTATTGGGCTCGCGTTCACATTACAG AAAATGCAATTGCTTCCGAAACTAACTCCAGTGTTGACGTTTTTATGCGTTACG CTGTATATTGCATCTTATGCAGTAGGAATAGGATGCCTCCCTTGGATAATTATGTCTGAG ATATTTCCAATGAACATAAAAGTAACAGCAGGGACATTAGTTACGTTGGCCTCATGGTCAAGTAGTTCGATCGTCACTTACGCTTTCAATTTTCTATTCGAATGGAGCACTCAAG GAACATTTTACATATTCGGGGCTATTGGAGGAGCAGCACTGATTTTTATTTGGTTACTCGTTCCGGAAACGAAAGGATTATCACTTGAAGAAATACAAACGTCGCTTACTCGTCAGCCCAACGAAATAAATCGTATGTAG
- the LOC106368379 gene encoding sugar transporter ERD6-like 18 isoform X1, producing MMVLVDEERSIEEGLLELSNQTDASGCRITACVILSTFVAVCGSFSFGVAIGYTSGAEIGIMKDMGLSIAEFSAFASLSTLGATFGALFSGKMAVVLGRRGTMWVSDILCVIGWLCIAFAKNVLWLHFGRISSGIGIGLISYVVPVYIAEITPKHVRGTFTSSNQLLQNSGLAMVFFWGNFISWRKMALLGALPCVIQGIGLFFVPESPRWLAKIGADEELENSLLRLRGRDADISREASEIQVMTKMLERDSKSRFSDLFQRKYRHIIVVGVGLMLIQQFSGSTAVISYASTIFSKAGFSLTIGSTLLGIFMVPKATIGLILVDKWGRRPLLLTSACGMSITCMFIGLAFTLQKMQLLPKLTPVLTFLCVTLYIASYAVGIGCLPWIIMSEIFPMNIKVTAGTLVTLASWSSSSIVTYAFNFLFEWSTQGTFYIFGAIGGAALIFIWLLVPETKGLSLEEIQTSLTRQPNEINRM from the exons ATGATGGTGTTGGTGGACGAAGAAAGAAGCATAGAAGAAGGGCTTTTGGAGCTCAGTAACCAAACTGACGCTTCAGGCTGTCGTATCACTGCCTGTGTTATCCTCAGCACTTTCGTCGCCGTCTGTGGCTCCTTCTCCTTTGGAGTTGCT ATTGGTTATACTTCAGGTGCTGAGATAGGAATTATGAAAGACATGGGTCTCTCTATCGCAGAG TTCTCAGCGTTTGCCTCACTCTCTACGTTAGGAGCAACATTCGGTGCATTGTTCAGCGGTAAAATGGCGGTCGTGCTAGGAAGAAGAGGA ACAATGTGGGTCTCCGATATCCTTTGTGTCATTGGTTGGCTGTGCATCGCTTTCGCTAAG AATGTGTTGTGGCTACACTTCGGAAGAATCTCATCGGGAATAGGAATCGGCTTGATTAGCTATGTG GTACCTGTCTACATAGCAGAAATTACGCCAAAACATGTTCGCGGTACATTTACCTCGTCAAACCag CTTCTTCAAAACTCCGGACTCGCCatggtttttttttgggggAATTTCATCAGCTGGAGGAAGATGGCTTTACTAG GTGCTCTACCATGCGTCATTCAAGGGATCGGTTTATTCTTCGTACCAGAGTCTCCAAGATGGCtg gCAAAAATTGGTGCGGATGAAGAACTAGAAAATTCACTGCTTCGGCTTAGAGGGAGAGATGCTGATATTTCACGCGAAGCCTCAGAGATTCAA gttATGACCAAAATGCTAGAACGTGATTCAAAGTCGAGATTTTCTGATTTGTTCCAGAGAAAGTATAGACACATTATCGTG GTAGGAGTCGGGCTAATGTTGATACAACAATTTTCGGGTAGTACAGCTGTAATATCTTATGCAAGTACCATTTTTAGCAAAGCTG GTTTTTCTTTGACCATTGGATCGACATTGTTAGGCATCTTCATG GTACCAAAAGCCACGATTGGTCTAATTCTTGTTGATAAATGGGGCAGACGGCCCCTTTTGTTG ACTTCAGCGTGTGGGATGAGCATAACTTGCATGTTTATTGGGCTCGCGTTCACATTACAG AAAATGCAATTGCTTCCGAAACTAACTCCAGTGTTGACGTTTTTATGCGTTACG CTGTATATTGCATCTTATGCAGTAGGAATAGGATGCCTCCCTTGGATAATTATGTCTGAG ATATTTCCAATGAACATAAAAGTAACAGCAGGGACATTAGTTACGTTGGCCTCATGGTCAAGTAGTTCGATCGTCACTTACGCTTTCAATTTTCTATTCGAATGGAGCACTCAAG GAACATTTTACATATTCGGGGCTATTGGAGGAGCAGCACTGATTTTTATTTGGTTACTCGTTCCGGAAACGAAAGGATTATCACTTGAAGAAATACAAACGTCGCTTACTCGTCAGCCCAACGAAATAAATCGTATGTAG
- the LOC106368379 gene encoding sugar transporter ERD6-like 18 isoform X2 gives MMVLVDEERSIEEGLLELSNQTDASGCRITACVILSTFVAVCGSFSFGVAIGYTSGAEIGIMKDMGLSIAETMWVSDILCVIGWLCIAFAKNVLWLHFGRISSGIGIGLISYVVPVYIAEITPKHVRGTFTSSNQLLQNSGLAMVFFWGNFISWRKMALLGALPCVIQGIGLFFVPESPRWLAKIGADEELENSLLRLRGRDADISREASEIQVMTKMLERDSKSRFSDLFQRKYRHIIVVGVGLMLIQQFSGSTAVISYASTIFSKAGFSLTIGSTLLGIFMVPKATIGLILVDKWGRRPLLLTSACGMSITCMFIGLAFTLQKMQLLPKLTPVLTFLCVTLYIASYAVGIGCLPWIIMSEIFPMNIKVTAGTLVTLASWSSSSIVTYAFNFLFEWSTQGTFYIFGAIGGAALIFIWLLVPETKGLSLEEIQTSLTRQPNEINRM, from the exons ATGATGGTGTTGGTGGACGAAGAAAGAAGCATAGAAGAAGGGCTTTTGGAGCTCAGTAACCAAACTGACGCTTCAGGCTGTCGTATCACTGCCTGTGTTATCCTCAGCACTTTCGTCGCCGTCTGTGGCTCCTTCTCCTTTGGAGTTGCT ATTGGTTATACTTCAGGTGCTGAGATAGGAATTATGAAAGACATGGGTCTCTCTATCGCAGAG ACAATGTGGGTCTCCGATATCCTTTGTGTCATTGGTTGGCTGTGCATCGCTTTCGCTAAG AATGTGTTGTGGCTACACTTCGGAAGAATCTCATCGGGAATAGGAATCGGCTTGATTAGCTATGTG GTACCTGTCTACATAGCAGAAATTACGCCAAAACATGTTCGCGGTACATTTACCTCGTCAAACCag CTTCTTCAAAACTCCGGACTCGCCatggtttttttttgggggAATTTCATCAGCTGGAGGAAGATGGCTTTACTAG GTGCTCTACCATGCGTCATTCAAGGGATCGGTTTATTCTTCGTACCAGAGTCTCCAAGATGGCtg gCAAAAATTGGTGCGGATGAAGAACTAGAAAATTCACTGCTTCGGCTTAGAGGGAGAGATGCTGATATTTCACGCGAAGCCTCAGAGATTCAA gttATGACCAAAATGCTAGAACGTGATTCAAAGTCGAGATTTTCTGATTTGTTCCAGAGAAAGTATAGACACATTATCGTG GTAGGAGTCGGGCTAATGTTGATACAACAATTTTCGGGTAGTACAGCTGTAATATCTTATGCAAGTACCATTTTTAGCAAAGCTG GTTTTTCTTTGACCATTGGATCGACATTGTTAGGCATCTTCATG GTACCAAAAGCCACGATTGGTCTAATTCTTGTTGATAAATGGGGCAGACGGCCCCTTTTGTTG ACTTCAGCGTGTGGGATGAGCATAACTTGCATGTTTATTGGGCTCGCGTTCACATTACAG AAAATGCAATTGCTTCCGAAACTAACTCCAGTGTTGACGTTTTTATGCGTTACG CTGTATATTGCATCTTATGCAGTAGGAATAGGATGCCTCCCTTGGATAATTATGTCTGAG ATATTTCCAATGAACATAAAAGTAACAGCAGGGACATTAGTTACGTTGGCCTCATGGTCAAGTAGTTCGATCGTCACTTACGCTTTCAATTTTCTATTCGAATGGAGCACTCAAG GAACATTTTACATATTCGGGGCTATTGGAGGAGCAGCACTGATTTTTATTTGGTTACTCGTTCCGGAAACGAAAGGATTATCACTTGAAGAAATACAAACGTCGCTTACTCGTCAGCCCAACGAAATAAATCGTATGTAG